The DNA segment CTGGGGGGCACGAGCGAAGGCCGCAGGTCAAGCCCAGGAACTCAGTGTACGGGTATGGACGGCCCCGCTTTCGTGCCTGGATGCAGAGGAATTTGCAAGGTAGGTGAGGCCTGCCGAGCTGGAAACACCTTTGTGTAACCAAACACGGCTCCTAAAGCCTTCTCCTATCTAATCCCTGTATGCCTATGAGATGCACTCAGGCTCTGAATAGCTTTTCTATCTGCACAATGGAATATCAGGGCCTTTTCAGAGCATAAATTCATCGATTTCTCTCCCTTCCACCCTCTCATGAATTACTAATTCAAAGTGACTTAATATCTATTCTCTATTCCCTTTAgctttgcatattttaattatGCCTCTTCCTAATCCTCTTTTTCCCAGAACACACTTAAATTACCCCTTCAGTAACTGTCTTTGATAGCTCAGTTATTGGAGCTAATTTGTCACTTTTGCCAACCATGCTATTTTTATGATGATGCCAAGTGATCATACACTAATCTCTGGTTCCATAAGCTTTCACCTACAAACCCACCATTATCTGCTGCATGAAATGCCACCTCTAGCaccattttgcttatttttttcccctttaaatcACTTCAGTGCAGATTTTGGTGGCATTTTGCAGCAGTGTCTGTGCAGCCTTCCTCTGGAGTGCCAATGGCACATGAGGACAGTGGGATTGCTGGGAGCGATCCTGCTTGGCTCTGATCTGCCTCCACTCCCATGTTCTCGGTCTCCAGCACAGAATCGTTCCAGCTCAGAACAGGATGATGATTGTTGCCCTTTGCAAATTGATTTTCTCTGTCAAAGCACAGGCTTTGATATTCTTCCACACTCAAGTGACTACTCAGGGTCAAATAAAGCGAACAAAATACCTTGTTTGACCAGTTCCTCAGAACAGAGAactttcctcttcatttctaGGTTTATTTCTGCTACTCCTAGTGTTCCCTAGGCTTGAACTGTGCCTGCATTTGGCCCTGCCAAGTGCAGACACTCATCATGCTGTGTGGTGCTGATGCCCGGAGCACTTCTGTGAAGCTCAGCACAACTGGGAATTTAGCCTGTAATTACTCAGGGGCTCATTTCACTTTGGTCCCTGCTGAAATGCAGACCCTTCAGGGCTGAGGCGTGATAACTGTTATCAAAATGACAATCAGATCAGCCCAGTGCTGTAATGACAGAGGATAGAGAGGGGTATTATGCTTATTAAACCAGCAAGAGCATTCGTGCTGGCGAAGTGCATTATCCCTCCAGGAATAGGGCTTAAACAATTTCCCTAGTGGGGAAAGAGGATTTTTAATGGCAAGAAATTTGAATTTCAGATCTTCTCGAAAAAACAGTCTGTCAGACATAAGTCTGACAACAGTCTGTCCACTTCTTCCCAGAGTGGACTTGCTGGGCAGAGAAGCTTCTTGGCCAATTGAGGTGTGCTCAGCACCATGCCCTGAGCATGCACCCAGGCATGGtggcttgctgctgctgtggtgttttatcacagaaccccagactggtttgggttgaagggaccttaaagctcatccagctccaacccctgccacaggcagggacaccttccaatggagcagctgctccaagcccctgtgtccaacctggctttgaacgctgccagggatggggcagccacagcttctctgggcaccctgtgccagcacctcagcaccctcacagggaagagcttctgcctaagagctcatctcagtctcctctgttctggcaggttaaggccattccccttggcctgtccctacaggcccatgtccagagcccctctccaggtttcttgggGGAACAGAcccagaagggaagaaaaggccATTCAACACAGTGAGACCACTTCTGATCAAAAAGGCACAGATTGTCCAAATTCATGTGTTTGTCAGGAGAATTTTACACACCTGCActtctgcagggagaaaataCCATCATTTGCAAAGAAGATAGCCACTGCTCCCCGAGAGCTAGTGAACAGCATTGCATTTCTGTGGGTGCTCCCAGCCAACACCCTGATGTGCTGCTCAGGAGCCACTTCCCATGGACATGCCCTGGTGCCCTTTTGTTTTAGAGCCAGGGAAGCTCAAGTCACCCTCCCTTGGCCTCCATTATAACCAGCCCAAGCTGGCGCCAACCAGTGACACACCCTGGGGCTGGAGCCTTCATTAATCACTGTGGTGGTGGCCCCTGACAGCAACATCACTGCTGCCTCAGGGCGCTTCATTTCTGATTGCTCAGAGTCATTATGAATTGCTGTGACGCAGGAATCGATGGTGTAGGTTCAATACATGCATCCCACTGCTCTGGAATGTGTATCAGTGAGGTCCAGGGTTACTGCCTTGCAGCCCTCTGCCATGCCtggtcataaaatcatagactAACAGTCTGgtctgtgttggaaggaacgttaaagctcctccagttccaacccctgccacgggcagggacaccttccactagagcagcttgctccaagccccgtccaacctgaccGAAGTGATCAATACATCCATCTGAGTATGTATGCATGTTTCACTAGTGTCTATAGCCACTTGGAAAAGGTCTACGTTATGGCTACAGAAGCTTATCATGTGGAGTAATTAGACTTTAGTGCGCTGTGCCTCTGTCTGACAAGGGTGCCTTCTCCTCGCTTGATGCTTCAGCACACTTCAAAATCATAAACAGGTTTAGGGCAAGACACCGAAGGCAAGACAGGCTGTTGGTGTGTATGTGCTGTGCAGTGAggtaaaacagcagcagaaggggcACCCTTCAATGTATACAGTACGTCAGGATATGTCATgctaaaaataacttaaaaaaatggTCCAGTCTTCACTTACCAAGTGCTATAATGTGGGCACTTAAAGCTCTCCCATGCTGCTGTGGGACTGAATGCTCGAGTCGCTTGTGTATCTGTATCCAAAGGCTTTTTCCATTTCACGGTGAATTCCCAGCAATGGGAGCTCTGACAAGAGAGTGACAGGTTTCCTGATGCGAGTGTTCCTGCCTTTATTAGGAGGCAGAGTTGCGGaaggcttttctcttttatattctttcaaattaaatcCCAGAGCCATcaaatcacagagtggtttatAAGTAGTTGTGAGTCCCACGCAGAATGGGAATTATTATTGGaaagataaattatttaatattccACAAAGTTAATTTACTTTTCTGGACTAACTCAACGTGATTCTTGCATCTATTCCTGCAGACACTCCTGTATCATATTAAATTCACCATGTAAGCCACTGGCAAAACCGTAAATGTGAACTGAGCTTTGAAGGATGCTAAACAAAGAGTTTGTTTTCATAGGACCTGCCCGGTTTAGAAGAGGGTTTGGACAACAACAGTTCAACCGGAGACAATTCAGGAATGCTATGCCTGGTCCCAAGAGAACAGCAGCTGCTTCATTGAATGGAGTGAGCCCTTTAAATCGTCAGGCATCGGCTCCAGAGGTACGAGGGtgaggaaggcagagctgctcctaaATGTCATGCAGAAACCTACTGGGGTTTGTGATCCTGGATCTCCCCGAAGAGCAATCTGCATAACAAATGTCCAGGCACTGTCTTGTGTGTGCCTGTAACTGCATTTGTATGCAGAGGTGAGTGCAGGCACACGCATATAAAATAGCAATTTTCCAGTTGGTTTTATGAGCTTATAACTTGGCATAATTGGAGTGAATTGGTTCCTGAGGGGTTTacaaagacagattttttaGGAATGTGTTCTTAAaggtttaaaatatttccataaaatCAAATTCCAATTCATCATATCTATTGCCTTTCAGAGGAGGTGTATTAGGATTCATCATTACTTGTCCTCCACCCAGAGCATCTTCCAACATGTAGTGAAGGCAAAGACCAGGCTGTTGGTGACTTCAGGTAGCTTTGGTTCAGAGAGGTACTTTTCACTAGCAAGTGGGTATCCCCCCTAGACACACTGATTCCCAGGGCTATGAAGCCATGGGACAGATTGCCCATGTTCTTCCATGTAAAATGCTTGATTTTTCATTCATGGCTTTCCCTTTTTCAAGTTTAAGTGTTTTGGTCTTATCTCTGctcaaaaacatttaaaaaagaaaagactgaaatattttcatttggttttttgagctatttttaacacTCGAGATGGGAAGGAAGGGACATGTTCACCCTTAAAGTCATTCCCACAGCTCTCTGCTGAGTGTCACTACCATGTAACTGGCTTGGTGTAGAGGGTGGAAATCAAGTGAATTAGTCCTGTGTGAGAGAGAGTTGTTCCTTCTGCACTGATGGAGATCCACTCAATTAGGAGGTCATGTATTCTCAGTAAGCttttaaaaccccaccaaaatgGCGCACATGACGGGACATTGAATAGCTGTCTGTCCTGGAGGTATAAAGAAGAGAGCCTTAATTGAGCGTGCATGTGCATGGTGTGTGGTTattcctgaaaggaaaatgggatgacTCAGATAGTGTGCGGGGCTGGGTGTTACCAGGAGGGATAAGCAGTTGCTAGGAGGCATAACTCTGCTGTAGCTTCcattttgcagaaataaacCAAGTGGGAAGAATGTGGAAACACATTCCCAATTAGTGGGGAGGAACACTGGTGGTGGCTGTCCCACAGAAATAGATGAGTTAGAGCCCATGGTAGCTGGTATTAAATAGCTGCAGGAGGACTTACACTGCTGAGGGGTCTTCTGATGTGCTTCATACTTCAGGGCTTGGAATGGGCAACGAATGTgtccaaacaagaaaaagtcaATGACCAAAAAGAAACTTGAGCAAAGCTACAGAGGTTTGCTTGGATGAGGTTTACTCTCCATGGACTCattctggttttgggtttctgCACCATTAGAATGAAATGCTCTTCCTGGTACTTGTAGTTTGATGCCCACGAACCGAGTGTTGACAGCAGTGGATACTGACTCCAAATGTTGAGGCTCCAGCAACAGTGCTCAGTAGAAATATTCCTGGCGTAGATACAAAAGGCCATGTAAGAGGCCAGTTTTTAATAGAGTTACTGAGGAATTGGGTCCCAGCAAGAAAatatcaaaggaagaaaataaaaaacaccaGCAGCGCAGGGTTGTTCTGCTGTGAGACTGAAGttgtaaaggaaaaagagtCGGAAATGAGAATATGTGGAATACTGAGCACACAGTGTGGGGATGAGCCCCCTCTGAAGCAAACGCAAGTGGTGCTGAGAGCACAGAGGGAACCATGGCTGTGTCACTGATCAGCACTCTCACTacagggcaggatggggtgaTTCACCCCAAGGCAGAGCCAGATAAAATGCTGGATCAATGCAGGAGTGGAGGGAAGGATGGTCATGTCCTGGTGCTTGTGTTGCTTCCATGAGGGACATGGAGCTATTGGggtgaggccagaggaggccatggaacTGCTGCaacagctggagcagctctgctctggagccaggctgagagagctgggctggggcagcctggagaagagaaggctcctgaaggggagacctgagagcagctccagtgcctaaaggggctgcaggaaacctggagaggggcttgggacaagggcctgtagggacaggccaaggggaatggctttaagctgccagaagaggggagactgagatgagctcttaggcagaagctcttccgtgtgagggtgctgaggcgctggcacagggtgcccagagaagctgtggctgccccatccctggcagtgttcaaggccaggttggacacaggggcttggagcagctgctgcagtggaaggtgtccctgcccatggcaggggttggagctggaggagctttaaggtcccttccaacccaaaccattccatgccTGCATGCTTGCTGTTTCATGCACTGAGGCTGCGAGGCAGGTGGCAGTGGCTGAGCTCTCACTTCTCTTTCAGGGTAACACGAAGAATGATGCTTTctccaagagcagcagcagcagcgtcGTGCAGGCAGAGGGACGGCGACGGCCACCCCCAGGCCCCAGGAGgttcagaggagctgctgccagcgctcaggctgcagggagaaggtAAAATCTTCAGTAACTTGGGGATTTTTTGGCTTCCAGAGGTGACCTGGGCAGCTCCGGGGCTCTGCTGGGAGTGCCTGCAGGGATGTGCTCATGCAACAGGGGGAAAATGCccctggcaatgctcaaggccaggttggacacaggggcttggagcaaactgctccagtggaaagtgtccctgcctgtggcaggggttggagctggatgagctttgaggtcccttcaacccaaaccaggctggggttctgtcATTTTTTGATCTGTTTTTAacaagcagagctcagcaccaaCACAAACTGTTGCTTCATTTGAGCAGAAAAACAAGTTCCTCTGAACTACTTTGCTGGCAGAAAACCTGCTGGGCTGAGCTTGGTAACAAAGAGCTGTATTTGCTTCCCATACTGCTTTTTAATCCCAAGCTGGGTTAGGTATTTCAGCACTTAACTTCAGGAGAGATTTGGCATCATGCTCACCTatgtcctttcctttctccttcttctccgCAGACCTTTCCGGCTGAACAGGGCACCAGCTTTCCAGCAGAAGCGGATGCAGCAGCGGTTTCTCAAAGCCAAATTTCAGAGAGGGGTCAGTATCgtgacattttctgttcttttctgatAGTGATGAGCTTTCAGTTTTACCCATTGTGTCTTTGATCCCAGAAGTTCCTGGGACAGGTGGATGACTTCAACAATGAGTGTATTGCTAGGGAAGTATTTGCAGGACAGGCAGATTTTAATgcagtgggtccagagaaggacaacggagctggtgcagggcctgtagcacaagagagatggggaacagctaagggacctggggggttcagtctggagaagagaaggctcagggggaacctgattgctccctacaagtgcctgagaggaggatggagccaggaggggctgggctctgctcccaaggaaaaagggatgggacaagaggaaacggccttAGTCACTGAGAGCTAATCCTTAAgtaattatttcaaatgtgtttCCCAGCAGACGGAGGCTGATGGCAACAGGAAACTGCCACGGATGAGAAGGTAACTGGTGACCCAAGCACGCTGCAAACATGCTGTGCTCTTGCAGGCTCAGCTTGAAACTGGATCCATGTCCCTGTTTTGGCAGGTGGCAAGTGAAACCTAGCCCTGGAGCAGTTCTGACGGTGTCTGTGGCCAATCCTCAGGCAGGCCAGGCTGGCCCGTGAGTAAATGGAGGGGTTTGTTCATGTGGGAATCCTGCAGAAGCATACACAATCCCTTTAGAACTATGGCAGCTTGGCTTCTATGATCCCAAAGTGGTTAGCAGATGATGTCTTATTCCCTTCTCAGTCTATCTGCCAGAGGTTGGTGATTGCCATATGGCTGGTTTGTTAACCAGAGTAGGAAGGGGGATGGCAGGCTGACTGTGCCCGAGGTGGGATGTCCCCTGCACCCCGGGGACATGGTGTGCTcgctgtgctgcagggcagcagctttAACCCTGGGCTGAGCCGGGTCCCAGCACCATGATGAGGGGTGGATGAGGGCACTTGCATTGTCCAGGGTGCAGGGAGCACCCTGTGATAGGCTTGACATGACACAGTCCCCAGGGCTGGCATGGCAGCTCTCCTGGCACCCTttatggaatcacagaatggtttgggttggaaaggaccttcaaagctcatccagttccaatcccccacaaagagcagggacatctccaactagttcaggttgctcagaaccacatccagcctggcctgcaaTGTCtacaggaatggggcagccatcacctctctggacaacctgtgccagtgttttgccACCCTCATGGTACACAGTGTCTCCCTCACCCACCCTACCATGAGATGTGCCATGGGCCATAGGGGCACCCGGGTGTCTCCTCCTTCCCTCGCTGGTCTCAGGCATTAGGCAGTGGCTGCATTCACATCCAGGGTGACTGCGGGTCTGTGCTCTCCCCAGGCCTGGATCCAAGCGCCCGTTCCTGCGCAGCCGGAGGCCGCCGCCGCGCGCAGCCAAGCCCCAGCCCAAGGGGGTGCTGCTGAGGTTCAACTTCCGTGCCATGGCCAACCAGGTAGAGGATGATCGACGGCACAGGCAGCACCCCgcaccctgcagcagccctgccacTAACCCGGTCACGCCACACTCAGGTCTCTGGGGCTGCCGATTGGGTTTATGTAGCATGACCTGGGAGCAGAGACCCGTGTTGGCTGGGTTGCTCCCTGAACTGAAGGCATCTGAGAAGACTGTTCAGCAGCTGCAGACTCAGCCCAGTTTCTCCCACTCCGTTGTCCTCTCTTGGCCTGTCCATGTGCTTGCTCGGAGCGGGGAGATACTGCTTGTGAGTGGTCCTGGACGGCAGGGACTGTTCCACTGTTGGTGCTCCCAGCTCCTCAGAGACACACAGCACTTGTGGGCTTTGCTGTCTCTTTGCTTTGGTGACCTTCTCAGTGCCAGTTTTGTGCTAAAGTATGGTCCAAGAGCCCTGGGGCAGGTCAGAGATCCTGCTCCACCTTCTTCACTGCTTGTTTGGACGTTCCTTGTCTGGATGGTTTGGTTTTACTTGGTGCCTGGTGCTCAAATGCTACATGCTTGCTCCTGTTTTTGCCAAGGATGGACGGTATCTTGGGGCTAGGTGCTGCTtgaagctgttttccagctgcacCCAGTCTGTCAAGCTCCTTGTCTCCATGTGCTGAGTGGTTTAATTGACTAACTGGCTGTGAAGCACCGTCCTGACTGATGGGCTCTAATCAATACCCTGCTGCAGATTTGGCCATGCTTTGCCACGAGGCACAGGACTGACTCAGTCTCCCTTTCCCCTGCAGACCAGCCTGACGCTGGATGAGAGGTTCTCTGGTCTGAGGAATAAGAGGCGCTTTACAGCAGCCAGGAGCGCCGGCCGGACAGTCACCATGCCCTAGC comes from the Melopsittacus undulatus isolate bMelUnd1 chromosome 6, bMelUnd1.mat.Z, whole genome shotgun sequence genome and includes:
- the LOC101878909 gene encoding UAP56-interacting factor-like isoform X3 — protein: MEAEGPQPGPVAAAGPEPGAEEIDMSLDDIIKRHRKEQTDASAGGHERRPQVKPRNSVYGYGRPRFRAWMQRNLQGPARFRRGFGQQQFNRRQFRNAMPGPKRTAAASLNGVSPLNRQASAPEGNTKNDAFSKSSSSSVVQAEGRRRPPPGPRRFRGAAASAQAAGRRPFRLNRAPAFQQKRMQQRFLKAKFQRGQTEADGNRKLPRMRRWQVKPSPGAVLTVSVANPQAGQAGPPGSKRPFLRSRRPPPRAAKPQPKGVLLRFNFRAMANQTSLTLDERFSGLRNKRRFTAARSAGRTVTMP
- the LOC101878909 gene encoding UAP56-interacting factor-like isoform X2, with amino-acid sequence MEAEGPQPGPVAAAGPEPGAEEIDMSLDDIIKRHRKEQTDASAGGHERRPQVKPRNSVYGYGRPRFRAWMQRNLQGPARFRRGFGQQQFNRRQFRNAMPGPKRTAAASLNGVSPLNRQASAPEGNTKNDAFSKSSSSSVVQAEGRRRPPPGPRRFRGAAASAQAAGRRPFRLNRAPAFQQKRMQQRFLKAKFQRGTEADGNRKLPRMRRWQVKPSPGAVLTVSVANPQAGQAGPPGSKRPFLRSRRPPPRAAKPQPKGVLLRFNFRAMANQVEDDRRHRQHPAPCSSPATNPVTPHSGLWGCRLGLCSMTWEQRPVLAGLLPELKASEKTVQQLQTQPSFSHSVVLSWPVHVLARSGEILLVSGPGRQGLFHCWCSQLLRDTQHLWALLSLCFGDLLSASFVLKYGPRALGQVRDPAPPSSLLVWTFLVWMVWFYLVPGAQMLHACSCFCQGWTVSWG
- the LOC101878909 gene encoding UAP56-interacting factor-like isoform X1, giving the protein MEAEGPQPGPVAAAGPEPGAEEIDMSLDDIIKRHRKEQTDASAGGHERRPQVKPRNSVYGYGRPRFRAWMQRNLQGPARFRRGFGQQQFNRRQFRNAMPGPKRTAAASLNGVSPLNRQASAPEGNTKNDAFSKSSSSSVVQAEGRRRPPPGPRRFRGAAASAQAAGRRPFRLNRAPAFQQKRMQQRFLKAKFQRGQTEADGNRKLPRMRRWQVKPSPGAVLTVSVANPQAGQAGPPGSKRPFLRSRRPPPRAAKPQPKGVLLRFNFRAMANQVEDDRRHRQHPAPCSSPATNPVTPHSGLWGCRLGLCSMTWEQRPVLAGLLPELKASEKTVQQLQTQPSFSHSVVLSWPVHVLARSGEILLVSGPGRQGLFHCWCSQLLRDTQHLWALLSLCFGDLLSASFVLKYGPRALGQVRDPAPPSSLLVWTFLVWMVWFYLVPGAQMLHACSCFCQGWTVSWG
- the LOC101878909 gene encoding UAP56-interacting factor-like isoform X4 translates to MEAEGPQPGPVAAAGPEPGAEEIDMSLDDIIKRHRKEQTDASAGGHERRPQVKPRNSVYGYGRPRFRAWMQRNLQGPARFRRGFGQQQFNRRQFRNAMPGPKRTAAASLNGVSPLNRQASAPEGNTKNDAFSKSSSSSVVQAEGRRRPPPGPRRFRGAAASAQAAGRRPFRLNRAPAFQQKRMQQRFLKAKFQRGTEADGNRKLPRMRRWQVKPSPGAVLTVSVANPQAGQAGPPGSKRPFLRSRRPPPRAAKPQPKGVLLRFNFRAMANQTSLTLDERFSGLRNKRRFTAARSAGRTVTMP